Proteins encoded within one genomic window of Citrobacter amalonaticus Y19:
- a CDS encoding MFS transporter — MVYTGKVNIQQAIDDSPFSRFHWVIIVLGFLILAIDGFDTAAMGYIAPTLSADWGIRKQDLGPVLSAALLGLSFGALLAGPISDRMGRKRVLVFSCLFFGLASLGTAYAQSLNMLTLWRFLTGLGLGAAMPNAITLVSEFAPKRCRSMAINTMYCGFPLGAAGGGVISSWLIPNYGWHSVLLAGAIAPLVLTVLLVLYLPESVKYLVHRGKGVAHVKRIAQRFMSGNLEQVTQFYLDEERVTTQKGSVAQLFSMPWLPGTLMLWMTYFMGLVIYYVLLSWMPTLMLGMGYPLAESAWLTSLFTFGGTAGILLAGWLMDRWEAHKVVSLGFVLTMLFALALGFENNHIVLFGALIFLMGITMNGAQSGLQTLAATFYPTHCRATGIAWMQGVGRFGGVAGTMMSAQLLSLQWQADSILMFLSLPALVAAAATIYKLQRYKPHRLTVA; from the coding sequence ATGGTTTATACCGGAAAAGTGAATATCCAGCAGGCGATAGATGACAGTCCTTTTTCACGCTTCCACTGGGTCATTATTGTCCTGGGTTTTCTGATTCTGGCCATTGACGGCTTCGATACGGCGGCGATGGGCTACATTGCTCCCACGCTCTCAGCCGACTGGGGCATCAGAAAACAGGATCTTGGGCCGGTATTAAGTGCTGCGCTGTTGGGACTCTCATTTGGCGCACTGCTGGCCGGGCCGATTTCGGATCGCATGGGCCGTAAGCGCGTGCTGGTCTTTTCCTGTCTGTTTTTCGGCCTTGCCAGTCTGGGCACCGCGTATGCGCAATCGCTGAATATGCTGACGCTCTGGCGGTTTCTCACCGGGCTCGGGCTGGGTGCGGCAATGCCTAACGCCATCACCCTGGTGTCAGAATTTGCGCCTAAGCGCTGCCGCTCAATGGCCATTAACACCATGTACTGCGGCTTTCCTCTTGGCGCCGCGGGAGGTGGCGTGATCTCTTCCTGGCTCATTCCTAACTACGGCTGGCACAGTGTACTGCTTGCCGGTGCGATCGCACCGCTGGTGCTCACCGTGCTGTTGGTGCTGTACCTGCCAGAGTCGGTGAAGTATCTCGTTCATCGTGGTAAAGGAGTAGCGCACGTCAAGCGTATTGCCCAACGTTTTATGTCGGGGAATCTGGAGCAGGTCACCCAGTTTTATCTGGATGAAGAGCGCGTCACGACCCAAAAAGGCAGCGTGGCGCAACTCTTCAGCATGCCGTGGTTACCGGGCACACTGATGCTCTGGATGACCTATTTTATGGGGCTGGTTATCTATTACGTACTGCTCAGTTGGATGCCAACATTGATGCTGGGAATGGGTTATCCGCTAGCGGAATCTGCCTGGCTGACGTCGCTGTTCACGTTCGGCGGTACGGCGGGGATCCTGCTGGCCGGCTGGTTGATGGACCGCTGGGAAGCACACAAAGTGGTCTCGCTCGGTTTTGTCCTGACGATGCTGTTTGCCCTCGCGCTTGGGTTTGAAAACAACCACATCGTCCTGTTCGGGGCATTAATCTTCCTGATGGGAATTACCATGAACGGCGCACAATCTGGACTCCAGACGCTGGCCGCCACGTTTTATCCTACCCACTGCCGCGCGACGGGCATTGCCTGGATGCAGGGCGTGGGCCGCTTTGGCGGTGTTGCCGGGACCATGATGAGCGCCCAGTTGCTTTCCCTGCAATGGCAGGCTGACAGTATATTGATGTTCCTCAGCCTTCCGGCGCTGGTCGCTGCTGCCGCGACGATTTATAAGCTGCAACGCTATAAACCGCACCGTCTGACCGTCGCATAG